The Rhodospirillaceae bacterium nucleotide sequence CGGCCGCAAGGCCGAGGGCAAGAGCCAACGCCGGAAGAAGGAAGTGGCGGGCCTCGCCATAGCCGGCGGCCGGCAGCCAGCCCAGTTCGACGGCCAGGATCACGATGAGGACCAGCGCCATCAGGAATTGCGGGGTCGCCTTGAAGGCGGTCGAGACCGTAAGGAGAGCTCTATCCGTGATCCCGCCAGGACGGAGGCCAGCCAGAATCCCGATCGGCGGCCCGATGAAAATGGAGAGCAGGACAGCGGCGATCGCCAGCTGCAGCGATGCGCCGAGTTGGTGAATGATTTCTTCCATGACGGGACTGCCGGATACCAGCGAGACGCCGAAATCCAGGCGCGCGAGGTCGCCCATCCATCTCGCAAGCGCCGGGAGGGCCGAACCATTCAGGCCCAGCTCCTCCCGCACGGCATCGGCCGCCGCTGCGTTCACGTTGTCATAGCCATAGCGACCGGCGGCGATCCGCCAGGCGGCATCTCCCGGCAGTGCCCGCATCATGGCGAACGTCGCAATGCCGACGATGAGGGCTACCATGAGCGCCTGGAACAAACGTGACAGCAGCGGCATTGTGGTCAATCCGCCCAGGTAATATCCGAGAGACCGAAACTCCGCTCCCAGGGATCGATGCGGGCACCCTTGATGGTGTTCGAGACGGCAAGGGTCTGCTGGTACCAGGCGATGGCAATGACCGGCAATTCGGCCTGGAGGATGCCGGCGATCTTGGCGCGGGACTCGTCGCCGCCATCGCCGCGGGCAAGGCCCTTGGCCAGGTCGACGATTTCGGTGTTGTTCCAGCCCATGGCGCCCCAATCCCCGTTCGGCGCGTAATCCTGGAGTACCGTACCGATCGGATCCGGAACCAGTGCGAAGTTGCGCGCCACCAGCCCCAGTTCAAGGGTCCCGGCGGCATGACGGGCCGGAATCTCGGACGAATTGGTGCTGTCGATCTTCACCTCGATGCCGATCTGCCGAAACTGCTGCTCCAGCACGGCAGCGACGAGCGGCAATTCTGGCCGGTCCGGATAGGTGGT carries:
- a CDS encoding ABC transporter permease is translated as MPLLSRLFQALMVALIVGIATFAMMRALPGDAAWRIAAGRYGYDNVNAAAADAVREELGLNGSALPALARWMGDLARLDFGVSLVSGSPVMEEIIHQLGASLQLAIAAVLLSIFIGPPIGILAGLRPGGITDRALLTVSTAFKATPQFLMALVLIVILAVELGWLPAAGYGEARHFLLPALALALGLAAVSARVARDATEQVARSSYWHFAEWKGLSRSQVLWRHGLRNVSVPLLTYLGLQFVTLVEGVVVVESIVGWPGIGHALVHAVFSRDVPMVQGTALVLGLGFVLVNTIIDLALRRIDPRGAA